From a single Chloracidobacterium sp. genomic region:
- the tsaE gene encoding tRNA (adenosine(37)-N6)-threonylcarbamoyltransferase complex ATPase subunit type 1 TsaE: MTEQTYLSHSSEETLALGRALGHELKPDVAAPARIVLLQGELGAGKTCFIKGLAAALGIVPEEVTSPTFALVHAHPFQGGTLWHVDLYRLPAGAPIAEAIGLEDLLGQPGVVAIEWPERLGDELEALVGTPHLVWQVRIEEVDEGRRRVTIRRSTDLTSLCQGSLV; this comes from the coding sequence ATGACCGAGCAAACCTACCTCAGTCACAGCTCGGAGGAAACGCTCGCCCTTGGGCGGGCGTTGGGACATGAACTCAAGCCGGATGTCGCCGCGCCGGCGCGTATTGTTCTCCTTCAGGGCGAGTTAGGAGCCGGCAAAACATGCTTTATCAAAGGGCTGGCGGCGGCATTGGGTATTGTTCCCGAAGAGGTCACAAGTCCAACCTTTGCTCTTGTCCACGCCCATCCGTTTCAGGGAGGGACGCTGTGGCACGTAGACTTGTACCGCTTGCCGGCCGGCGCGCCAATTGCAGAGGCAATTGGCTTGGAAGACTTACTAGGGCAACCCGGCGTGGTCGCTATCGAGTGGCCAGAACGCCTCGGTGATGAGCTTGAAGCTCTTGTCGGCACGCCGCATCTCGTTTGGCAGGTGCGGATAGAGGAAGTTGACGAGGGTAGGCGGCGGGTCACAATCCGCCGCTCGACTGACCTAACCAGCCTATGTCAGGGTAGTTTGGTTTGA
- a CDS encoding OmpA family protein: MKHRTWLALFACVFLGSATGLAQSAREQDRPLNPTVTGGTGLFTVYDASTLKRGEFNIAAYYNNFDREPGNVDISQQIVSGAVGLTDRLEFFAASVFRQQLVADQRLELSGFFLPNVRFPGVQAGPVPLGPGSSAGAPFVGLIGPSTTNISNAGAAVGGVLPGLVQSGTRIVGTGANQRLVGRLPGYLNDFPFLASSEYTSGNTTLGAKFRFTNSESPFGLAIVGFVNIPTAFANGIFRGTGNGVVRGSGPGAVDYGVILVPAVRAGRFTFTGNIGAAKAGDPEAGNIRYLDRRNILIASAAVDVAVNKYFQAIGELTSNVYYGSGTPNLNPVNPLDLTVGARFTPTGNDKAVHFSFGGGYRRLLNNANTERGSNRGDVNGFVVNAVIGYRRRVQTVEAPDPCTNNRPPTVTLSSDRTKLKTTERARLTAVASDPDPSDTNLTYNWTASVGRIEGTGPNVTYVPPTDRAGVATVTVTVSDLCCATATASVELTIEKNTCPTVTVTASPTQIKEGSDAPISLSAVGRDADDDPLTYRWTTTAGRIEGSGANVTLNTTGLSAGRVVVTVTVDDGKCTGEASTAIEILSPPPPPQSYTVACDGTLANPPFRRNVARVDNQCKALLDQVVTRLQSDPTAQVIIDGHADRGEKRGTARKRADNVRAYLVGKGVDPNRIELRIFDDQRAAQAPGGNNRRVVVTVVPEGAQRPE, from the coding sequence ATGAAACACCGTACTTGGCTTGCGCTATTTGCCTGCGTGTTTTTGGGCAGCGCGACGGGTCTGGCGCAATCAGCGCGCGAGCAAGACCGCCCGCTCAACCCAACTGTCACCGGCGGAACGGGCTTGTTTACGGTCTATGACGCCTCGACGCTCAAGCGAGGCGAGTTCAATATCGCGGCTTATTACAATAACTTTGATCGTGAGCCGGGCAACGTGGACATCAGCCAGCAAATTGTGAGTGGGGCTGTTGGCCTGACCGACCGGCTGGAGTTCTTCGCCGCCTCCGTTTTTCGGCAGCAACTGGTCGCCGACCAGCGACTTGAGCTTAGTGGCTTCTTCCTGCCGAACGTGCGCTTTCCCGGCGTCCAGGCTGGACCCGTGCCGCTGGGTCCGGGCAGTTCCGCTGGGGCGCCGTTTGTCGGCCTGATTGGTCCCAGCACGACAAACATTTCCAACGCGGGCGCGGCCGTCGGCGGCGTCCTGCCGGGTCTCGTCCAGAGCGGGACGCGCATTGTTGGTACGGGCGCAAACCAGCGTCTGGTGGGTCGGTTGCCGGGCTACCTGAATGATTTTCCATTTCTGGCGAGCAGCGAATACACCAGCGGGAACACGACCTTGGGCGCAAAGTTCCGCTTTACCAACTCTGAAAGTCCGTTTGGCTTGGCGATTGTCGGTTTTGTCAACATTCCGACTGCATTCGCCAATGGCATCTTCCGTGGTACGGGCAACGGTGTTGTGCGCGGCAGCGGCCCCGGCGCGGTGGATTACGGCGTGATCCTCGTTCCAGCTGTACGCGCTGGACGCTTCACCTTCACCGGCAATATCGGCGCTGCAAAAGCTGGCGACCCGGAGGCGGGCAACATCCGCTATCTCGACCGCCGGAACATCCTGATTGCTTCAGCGGCCGTGGACGTAGCCGTAAACAAATACTTCCAAGCAATTGGGGAGCTGACCTCGAACGTTTATTACGGCAGCGGCACGCCTAATCTCAACCCGGTCAATCCCTTGGATTTGACGGTGGGCGCGCGGTTTACGCCAACCGGCAACGATAAGGCGGTTCATTTTAGCTTTGGCGGCGGCTACCGCCGTCTGCTCAACAATGCAAACACGGAACGCGGTTCAAATCGCGGCGATGTCAATGGTTTTGTGGTCAACGCAGTCATCGGCTACCGGCGGCGCGTCCAGACGGTGGAAGCGCCCGACCCGTGTACTAACAACCGCCCGCCGACGGTTACGCTTTCCTCCGACCGGACAAAGCTCAAGACCACCGAGCGAGCGCGGCTGACGGCTGTGGCAAGCGATCCCGATCCTTCCGACACCAACCTGACCTACAACTGGACAGCTAGCGTCGGCCGCATTGAAGGCACGGGGCCGAACGTCACCTACGTCCCACCGACTGACCGGGCCGGCGTGGCGACCGTTACGGTGACGGTGTCCGACCTCTGCTGTGCGACGGCGACGGCTTCTGTTGAGTTGACCATTGAGAAAAACACTTGCCCGACGGTGACGGTGACGGCTTCGCCGACGCAGATCAAAGAGGGTTCGGATGCGCCGATCAGTCTCTCGGCGGTTGGGCGTGATGCCGACGATGATCCGCTGACCTACCGCTGGACGACGACCGCCGGCCGGATTGAGGGTAGCGGCGCGAACGTGACGCTTAACACGACAGGGCTGTCAGCCGGTCGGGTAGTCGTCACTGTGACGGTGGACGACGGTAAGTGTACAGGTGAAGCTTCAACGGCGATTGAAATTCTGTCGCCGCCGCCGCCGCCGCAGTCCTACACGGTCGCTTGCGACGGTACGCTGGCGAATCCGCCGTTCCGCCGTAACGTGGCTCGCGTAGACAACCAGTGCAAGGCGTTGCTTGACCAAGTTGTGACGCGGCTGCAGAGTGACCCAACTGCGCAGGTCATCATTGACGGCCACGCCGACCGGGGTGAAAAACGCGGTACGGCGCGGAAGCGTGCAGACAATGTCCGGGCTTACCTCGTCGGTAAAGGCGTAGATCCGAACCGAATCGAACTGCGCATCTTCGACGATCAGCGGGCAGCCCAAGCGCCAGGCGGCAACAACCGCCGCGTGGTGGTGACGGTTGTTCCGGAAGGCGCGCAACGGCCTGAGTAG
- a CDS encoding Glu/Leu/Phe/Val dehydrogenase, which translates to MPNAFVDDARSFKEDNPFESMMSRFDNAAKLLDLDPNIYRILRHPTREMTVYIPTLMDDGHYEVFVGYRVQHNFARGPAKGGIRYAPDVTLDEIRALAAWMTWKCAVVNIPYGGGKGGIVCDPQKMSLTELERLTRRYTSEILDIIGPERDVPAPDMNTNEQIMAWVMDTYSMHARHTVNAVVTGKPVELGGSRGRREATGRGLLFVTQEACKKFGLKPQETRVVVQGAGNVGGIGATLLHEAGFKVIGISEIRHGLYNPNGLDIPAALAHLRKHKTFEGFGGGELITNAELLELDCEVLIPAATENQITTQNVERIKCRILCEGANGPTTAAADEVLERKGVFVIPDILANAGGVTVSYFEWVQNRMGFFWKEDFVNERLQDTMVSSFNDVLSYAEKHKVNMRTAAYMLAIDRVAYETKMRGIYA; encoded by the coding sequence ATGCCCAACGCCTTCGTTGATGACGCCCGCAGTTTCAAAGAGGACAACCCATTTGAGTCTATGATGTCGCGTTTTGACAACGCGGCGAAGCTGCTCGACTTAGACCCGAACATTTACCGCATTCTGCGCCATCCGACGCGCGAAATGACCGTTTACATCCCAACCCTGATGGATGACGGCCACTATGAGGTCTTTGTCGGCTACCGGGTGCAACACAACTTTGCCCGTGGCCCGGCCAAAGGCGGCATTCGTTACGCGCCTGATGTAACGCTGGATGAAATACGCGCACTGGCGGCATGGATGACGTGGAAGTGCGCCGTGGTCAACATTCCGTACGGCGGCGGCAAGGGCGGCATTGTGTGCGACCCGCAAAAGATGTCGCTAACCGAGCTGGAGCGGCTCACCCGGCGCTATACCTCAGAGATTCTGGACATCATCGGTCCGGAACGCGACGTACCTGCGCCTGACATGAACACCAACGAACAGATTATGGCGTGGGTCATGGACACCTACTCCATGCATGCCCGGCATACGGTCAACGCGGTTGTCACCGGCAAACCAGTTGAACTCGGCGGCTCGCGGGGGCGACGGGAGGCGACTGGTCGCGGGCTGCTTTTCGTCACGCAGGAGGCGTGTAAGAAGTTCGGTCTCAAGCCTCAGGAAACGCGCGTCGTCGTCCAAGGCGCGGGTAATGTTGGAGGCATTGGGGCCACCTTGCTGCACGAAGCCGGTTTCAAGGTCATCGGCATTTCGGAAATTCGGCACGGCCTCTATAACCCCAACGGCCTCGACATCCCGGCGGCGCTGGCGCACCTACGCAAGCACAAAACCTTTGAAGGCTTTGGCGGCGGTGAACTCATCACCAACGCCGAACTGCTCGAACTCGACTGTGAAGTACTGATACCGGCGGCGACAGAAAATCAAATTACGACCCAGAACGTCGAGCGCATTAAATGCCGCATTCTGTGTGAAGGCGCCAATGGCCCAACGACGGCGGCGGCGGACGAAGTACTCGAACGCAAAGGCGTTTTCGTCATCCCGGACATTCTGGCCAACGCTGGCGGTGTGACGGTTTCCTATTTTGAGTGGGTACAAAACCGCATGGGCTTCTTCTGGAAAGAAGACTTCGTCAACGAGCGCCTACAGGACACGATGGTTTCGAGCTTCAACGATGTGTTGAGCTACGCCGAGAAGCACAAGGTCAACATGCGGACGGCGGCTTACATGTTGGCCATTGACCGCGTGGCGTACGAAACCAAAATGCGCGGCATCTACGCCTAA
- the larE gene encoding ATP-dependent sacrificial sulfur transferase LarE: MSSLPLSTTAADKENALRAWLREARSVLIAFSGGVDSSYLAFVAGQELGERALTVTGRSPSLAATEQSAVTQFVTRYRLRHVFLDTHELDNPAYAANPPDRCYFCKQELFTRLCALATQYGATVICDGTNADDLKDVRPGRRAAAEAGVASPLARFGFTKADIRERSRYWGLPTADKPASPCLASRIPYGQPVTIGKLTTIERGEEALRALGFREVRLRHHDRLARIEIAPEELPRALDPAMAARLVAALKPLGFTFITLDLEGFRSGSLNGTEAERSDL; the protein is encoded by the coding sequence TTGTCATCTCTGCCGCTTTCAACCACAGCCGCCGACAAGGAAAACGCTTTGCGCGCCTGGCTGCGTGAGGCGCGCTCCGTGCTGATCGCATTTTCGGGCGGTGTGGACAGTAGTTATCTGGCCTTTGTCGCCGGACAAGAGCTTGGCGAGCGCGCGCTAACTGTGACTGGGCGAAGTCCAAGTCTCGCAGCTACCGAGCAATCTGCCGTAACGCAGTTTGTGACGCGCTATAGGTTGCGTCATGTCTTTCTGGACACGCACGAACTTGACAATCCCGCCTACGCCGCCAATCCGCCCGACCGGTGCTATTTCTGCAAACAGGAACTCTTCACACGGTTGTGCGCCTTGGCGACGCAGTATGGCGCAACCGTCATATGCGACGGAACCAACGCCGATGATCTGAAGGATGTGCGTCCCGGCCGCCGCGCCGCCGCCGAAGCGGGCGTCGCCAGTCCACTAGCGCGGTTTGGCTTCACCAAGGCCGATATTCGGGAGCGGTCGCGGTACTGGGGACTGCCGACCGCCGACAAGCCAGCGTCGCCGTGTCTGGCGTCGCGTATTCCCTACGGACAGCCAGTGACCATTGGCAAGCTGACAACGATTGAACGGGGCGAAGAGGCGCTGCGCGCGCTGGGGTTCCGTGAAGTTCGTCTGCGTCATCATGACCGGTTAGCGCGCATTGAGATTGCACCGGAGGAACTGCCGCGCGCACTTGACCCAGCTATGGCTGCGCGCCTTGTTGCGGCGCTCAAACCGCTTGGGTTTACCTTCATTACCTTGGACCTTGAGGGCTTCCGCAGCGGCTCACTCAACGGCACGGAAGCCGAGCGGTCCGATCTGTGA
- a CDS encoding glycosyltransferase produces the protein MSRPVVLFVTSYVSPFMTELTAAVNELDEVEFHAAYVETTQFANHGAHWDTAANRPDTHRRTEAVSVEAFLRELFAAHQPRVVICGYGRGRVYETTFNLCRAFGAVFGVFAEQPMRDGRLKHLARTAYYLALWRRMPPAFVLAVGDRAVRFYQRLLREPEAVMFFPYYQDLRPVLAIPDRPKREKLHFLFSGRLAAQHGIRGLAAAFEKLARTHPGRFHWCVSGTGAEEHWIRRAMARSPALAQAISFDREFATWNERLRPFAASDVLVLPSFHAGWGLVIPEALGSGMPVITTRGVEAARYYVEAGVNGLLVEPRPADIHRALALCLDQPEVVQVMRAHARASAARGDVRVGARRLTSLLARWL, from the coding sequence ATGAGCCGGCCGGTTGTCCTGTTCGTCACCAGCTATGTCTCGCCGTTTATGACCGAACTGACGGCGGCGGTGAACGAGCTGGACGAGGTCGAATTCCACGCCGCTTACGTAGAAACCACGCAGTTCGCCAACCACGGCGCACACTGGGATACAGCCGCTAACCGGCCCGATACACACCGGCGGACGGAGGCGGTGTCGGTCGAAGCATTCTTGCGCGAGCTGTTCGCCGCGCATCAGCCTCGGGTGGTCATTTGCGGCTATGGGCGGGGGCGGGTTTACGAAACGACCTTCAACCTGTGCCGGGCGTTCGGCGCTGTGTTCGGCGTCTTCGCCGAGCAGCCAATGCGCGACGGCCGGCTCAAGCATCTGGCGCGGACGGCCTACTACCTGGCGCTCTGGCGACGGATGCCGCCGGCGTTTGTACTGGCGGTCGGCGACCGCGCCGTACGGTTCTATCAGCGACTGCTGCGCGAACCAGAGGCGGTGATGTTTTTCCCGTACTATCAGGATTTGCGTCCGGTGCTGGCGATTCCCGACCGCCCAAAGCGGGAGAAACTGCACTTCCTATTTTCCGGCCGGCTGGCGGCGCAGCACGGCATCCGCGGTCTTGCGGCGGCGTTTGAAAAACTGGCCCGGACGCACCCGGGCCGCTTTCACTGGTGCGTCTCCGGTACGGGCGCAGAAGAGCATTGGATTCGGCGGGCAATGGCGCGCTCGCCGGCGCTGGCGCAGGCCATCAGTTTTGATCGGGAATTTGCGACGTGGAACGAGCGACTGCGGCCGTTTGCGGCCTCCGACGTCCTTGTGCTGCCAAGCTTCCACGCCGGTTGGGGGCTGGTCATTCCCGAAGCGTTGGGTTCGGGGATGCCGGTCATTACAACGCGCGGCGTCGAGGCGGCGCGCTACTATGTCGAGGCCGGCGTCAACGGGTTGCTGGTCGAGCCGCGCCCGGCGGACATTCACCGAGCGTTGGCTTTGTGTCTTGACCAGCCAGAAGTCGTACAGGTGATGCGGGCGCATGCGCGCGCGTCGGCGGCGCGGGGTGACGTGCGCGTCGGCGCTCGGCGCTTGACAAGCCTGCTGGCGCGCTGGCTCTAG
- a CDS encoding NAD(P)-dependent oxidoreductase, with translation MAKRLFLVIGGTGYVGARLAEHLARHGTVIVTGRRRSPERDRWLATNRNRLQWVAYDAAVDKLPDESRYEAVFNLATPSAAEAAAQPEVAERQALATVEAALALLAAEKARRLIHFSTFHVYGDPAANAPRPRYGEDDTPTPTHPYGVVHAACERRLAAAGLSEIVIIRPTNLIGPPTHLDLGPQWRLVFLDLCRQVVERRALTLLTDGLAYRDFLPMASALDALERLLAAAQPPLRCHLAMGCAMSLLDLARRIQRVARQQFGWEVTLTVGDRADAFRRPFEVETTRLWALGWRPPTDAAFDAEIAATLARFTQSL, from the coding sequence ATGGCTAAGCGGCTTTTCCTTGTCATCGGCGGAACGGGTTACGTCGGCGCGCGGTTGGCCGAACACCTTGCCCGGCACGGCACGGTCATCGTCACCGGCCGCCGCCGCTCGCCGGAACGCGACCGCTGGTTGGCGACCAACCGCAACCGCTTACAGTGGGTAGCCTACGACGCCGCCGTCGACAAGCTACCCGACGAGTCGCGCTACGAAGCTGTGTTCAATCTGGCGACGCCGAGCGCAGCGGAAGCCGCCGCGCAACCGGAAGTCGCCGAGCGACAGGCGCTGGCCACGGTTGAGGCGGCGCTCGCATTGCTCGCTGCCGAAAAAGCGCGGCGGCTCATCCACTTCTCAACCTTTCACGTCTACGGTGACCCGGCGGCCAATGCGCCGCGCCCGCGGTACGGCGAAGACGACACGCCAACGCCGACGCACCCATACGGTGTTGTCCACGCCGCCTGCGAGCGTCGGCTGGCTGCGGCAGGTTTGTCGGAGATTGTTATTATCCGCCCAACTAACCTCATCGGCCCGCCGACGCATTTAGACTTGGGACCACAGTGGCGGCTTGTTTTCCTCGACCTCTGCCGGCAGGTCGTCGAGCGGCGCGCGCTAACGTTGCTGACCGACGGCTTAGCTTATCGGGATTTTCTGCCAATGGCTTCCGCCTTGGATGCGCTAGAAAGGCTACTGGCGGCGGCGCAACCGCCGCTACGGTGTCACTTGGCGATGGGATGCGCCATGTCGCTGCTCGACTTGGCCCGGCGCATTCAACGGGTTGCACGTCAACAGTTTGGTTGGGAGGTGACGCTCACTGTCGGCGACCGCGCCGACGCTTTCCGCCGGCCCTTTGAGGTGGAAACCACCCGCCTGTGGGCGCTCGGCTGGCGACCACCGACCGACGCAGCCTTTGACGCCGAAATCGCCGCAACGCTTGCCCGTTTCACCCAGAGCCTATGA
- a CDS encoding dTDP-4-dehydrorhamnose 3,5-epimerase family protein, which translates to MIEGVAVRPLRQIPDERGKIMHMLRADDPHFERFGEIYFSCVYPGAIKAWHIHKAMTLNYAVIVGRIKLVLYDDRDGSPTRGELMELFIGDGNYALVTVPPLVWNGFKGVGTETAIVANCATLPHDPAEIERLDPFTDRIPYNWDIRHG; encoded by the coding sequence ATGATTGAAGGCGTCGCCGTGCGGCCGCTACGGCAAATTCCCGACGAACGCGGCAAGATCATGCATATGTTGCGCGCCGACGACCCCCACTTCGAGCGGTTCGGCGAAATTTACTTCTCCTGCGTTTATCCCGGCGCCATCAAGGCGTGGCACATCCACAAGGCGATGACGCTCAACTACGCCGTCATTGTTGGTCGCATCAAACTTGTCCTGTACGACGACCGCGATGGGTCGCCCACACGCGGCGAACTCATGGAACTCTTCATCGGCGACGGCAACTACGCCCTGGTCACTGTACCGCCGCTAGTTTGGAACGGCTTTAAGGGCGTTGGGACGGAAACTGCGATTGTCGCCAACTGTGCGACGCTGCCGCATGACCCAGCCGAAATTGAGCGCCTGGATCCCTTCACTGACCGCATTCCCTACAACTGGGACATCCGGCATGGCTAA
- the sctV gene encoding type III secretion system export apparatus subunit SctV encodes MASLTESVKNLSGIDFAAALSKNSDLLIAAGMLVLIGTIIVPVPTFIISVLIVVNITISLAVMMVSLYISSPLQLSTYPTILLLTTLFRLALSISCTRSILTKGDAGDVIKALGEITAQGNLVVGFVMFIILLVVQFLVVAKGAERVAEVAARFTLDALPGKQMAIDADMRSGLITMDVAKKLRSDLAKESRLYGAMDGAMKFVKGDSIATIIIAVVNIVAGIAVGVLYKGLSPAAAAKKYLILTIGDGLGAIFASIFIAISAGLVVTRVAGDDADASSNVGSDMSAQMLANPKPLLVVSGLLGSLAVLAVLAGSSVAVPVLIVAAVAAPVALSLRKRQQMLAAKAADGTATASPAAAESDEVQPSYTVPMALVASADLAPYIDPQFPAGAKFREGLTALRNSMYYDTGVLMPQIYVTGNAPLEPFHYIFAVKEIPVAQGVIKPFHFYVNDSVENIKVFGIEGEEVRNPADLRPGAWVPEDYRMLAMAAGLKIWEPSDFLLLHVSHILRRHAHEYIGIQEAQALLDFVGRGAPKLVEEVVPKIVSLHLFTDVLQRLVQEGVSIRDVKSILDALAEWGRIEKDPAQLTEYVRASLKRVISFRASGGKGTLFVYLLDPEIEDIIRGSIRRTSTAAFLALDPTISNDILAALREEVGALPPTAQKPVIVTDMDIRRFVRKLVEVEFPNVSVLSYQELSPDLTIQPIGRIALPQGGSRLAA; translated from the coding sequence ATGGCCTCGCTGACGGAAAGCGTAAAGAACCTTAGCGGGATTGACTTCGCTGCCGCCCTATCAAAAAACAGCGACCTCCTGATCGCCGCTGGCATGCTCGTTCTCATCGGGACGATCATCGTGCCGGTACCGACCTTCATCATCTCGGTGCTCATTGTGGTCAACATCACCATTTCGCTCGCCGTGATGATGGTGTCGCTTTACATTTCAAGTCCGCTGCAACTTTCGACCTACCCGACCATCTTGTTGCTGACGACGCTGTTTCGGCTGGCGCTGAGCATTTCGTGTACGCGTAGCATCCTCACCAAAGGCGACGCAGGCGATGTGATCAAGGCGTTGGGTGAGATCACAGCGCAGGGCAATCTAGTCGTCGGCTTCGTGATGTTCATCATCCTGCTGGTAGTGCAGTTTCTGGTCGTGGCGAAAGGCGCGGAGCGCGTTGCGGAAGTCGCCGCCCGGTTTACCCTCGACGCTCTACCAGGCAAGCAAATGGCCATTGACGCCGATATGCGGTCAGGCCTCATCACGATGGATGTCGCCAAGAAGCTCCGCTCCGACTTGGCCAAGGAGTCCCGCCTGTACGGCGCGATGGACGGAGCGATGAAATTCGTCAAGGGCGACTCCATCGCCACGATCATCATCGCCGTCGTCAATATCGTCGCCGGTATTGCAGTGGGTGTGTTGTACAAGGGGTTGTCTCCGGCGGCGGCGGCGAAAAAATACCTGATTCTCACAATTGGCGACGGTTTGGGGGCCATCTTTGCCTCCATCTTCATCGCCATCTCAGCCGGTTTGGTAGTGACGCGCGTCGCCGGCGACGACGCCGACGCAAGCAGCAATGTCGGCTCGGACATGAGCGCCCAGATGCTGGCGAATCCCAAACCGTTGCTAGTGGTTTCCGGCCTGTTGGGCTCGCTGGCAGTACTTGCTGTTTTGGCCGGCAGCAGCGTTGCCGTGCCGGTGCTGATTGTCGCGGCTGTCGCTGCGCCTGTGGCGCTGAGCCTCCGGAAGCGACAGCAAATGTTGGCGGCAAAGGCCGCCGACGGTACCGCAACGGCAAGTCCAGCGGCGGCTGAAAGCGATGAAGTCCAGCCGTCTTACACCGTTCCGATGGCGCTTGTCGCCAGCGCCGACCTAGCGCCCTACATTGACCCGCAGTTCCCAGCCGGGGCGAAATTCCGGGAGGGCCTGACGGCGCTGCGCAACTCAATGTATTACGACACAGGCGTACTGATGCCGCAGATTTACGTCACTGGCAACGCGCCCCTCGAACCGTTCCACTACATCTTTGCCGTCAAAGAAATCCCAGTTGCGCAAGGCGTCATCAAGCCGTTTCACTTCTACGTCAACGACTCCGTTGAAAACATCAAAGTCTTCGGCATTGAGGGCGAGGAGGTTCGCAATCCGGCGGATTTGCGTCCCGGCGCGTGGGTGCCGGAAGACTACCGCATGCTGGCGATGGCCGCCGGTCTGAAGATTTGGGAGCCGAGCGATTTTCTGCTACTGCACGTTTCGCACATTCTGCGCCGGCACGCGCACGAATATATCGGTATTCAGGAAGCGCAGGCGCTGCTGGATTTTGTCGGACGCGGAGCACCAAAACTGGTCGAGGAAGTCGTCCCCAAGATCGTCTCACTGCACCTGTTCACGGACGTGTTACAGCGGCTTGTCCAAGAGGGCGTCTCGATTCGGGATGTGAAATCCATACTGGACGCCCTGGCGGAATGGGGGCGCATCGAGAAGGACCCGGCGCAGTTGACGGAATACGTCCGGGCGTCGCTAAAGCGGGTCATTTCGTTCCGGGCTTCGGGCGGCAAAGGGACGCTGTTTGTTTACCTGCTAGATCCGGAAATTGAAGACATCATCCGGGGTTCGATCCGACGCACCTCGACGGCTGCATTTCTGGCGCTTGACCCGACCATCAGCAATGACATTCTGGCGGCGCTGCGCGAGGAAGTCGGTGCGTTGCCGCCGACGGCGCAAAAACCGGTCATTGTAACGGATATGGACATTCGGCGCTTCGTGCGGAAACTGGTCGAAGTCGAGTTTCCGAATGTTTCCGTGTTGTCCTACCAAGAACTCTCGCCGGACCTCACCATCCAACCCATCGGACGGATTGCCCTACCGCAGGGCGGCAGCCGTTTGGCGGCGTAA
- a CDS encoding FHA domain-containing protein, whose protein sequence is MEVKLIVREVGAPPAAKPLLEDTWRTTIISIGSSPQATLRLTGSGIAAEHVVLFEENGHVAMANHGDGTRLNGLPVRIGDRRAITFGDRIHIGDYVVTVLDGNSPAARLDDPRATSLLQAATRELFTSGLRFDLDAVFPAAFRSPGQRKSLEIPENASFAQILDALVTPEDRFRFVIEGGYQSNVLLLLPTGDAETSLGWEASGLRITMNQQELATYCALVRKVGDQVTLHPVTAEHRLTVNDEPVTTPRVLADGDRIRFASPLSRPLDRPLPTLVFRTPPTLAILNKAVAAAPPPAVEPTDEAQHQSTSKASTSPAVASEVETPLRQVVEMPALTEADLRSATPEQAADATSQPAPGGSETVYYLGYFTGLELLVMAVGTLLGALVVYVLLENL, encoded by the coding sequence ATGGAAGTCAAACTGATCGTGCGCGAGGTCGGCGCCCCGCCGGCCGCCAAACCTTTGTTGGAGGACACTTGGCGCACGACCATCATCAGTATTGGAAGCAGCCCTCAAGCGACCCTGCGGCTAACTGGCTCAGGCATTGCAGCCGAACATGTGGTGCTCTTCGAGGAGAATGGCCACGTCGCCATGGCAAATCACGGCGACGGCACTCGTCTAAATGGCTTACCGGTGCGCATCGGCGACCGGCGAGCTATTACCTTCGGCGACCGCATCCACATCGGCGACTATGTCGTGACGGTGCTGGATGGCAACTCGCCGGCGGCGCGGTTAGATGACCCTCGAGCGACCAGCCTATTGCAGGCGGCGACGCGCGAACTCTTTACCAGCGGCCTAAGGTTTGACCTCGACGCCGTTTTCCCGGCGGCGTTTCGGTCTCCAGGCCAACGAAAGTCGCTGGAAATCCCTGAAAACGCTAGCTTTGCCCAGATTTTGGACGCGCTTGTGACGCCGGAAGATAGATTCCGCTTCGTCATCGAGGGCGGCTATCAATCGAACGTGTTGTTGCTCTTGCCGACCGGCGATGCAGAAACCTCTCTTGGCTGGGAAGCCTCTGGGCTGCGCATCACGATGAACCAGCAGGAGTTGGCGACTTACTGCGCCCTTGTGCGCAAGGTCGGCGACCAGGTGACGCTGCACCCCGTCACCGCTGAACATCGGCTCACTGTGAATGACGAACCGGTGACGACGCCGCGCGTCCTCGCCGACGGCGACCGCATCCGCTTCGCTTCGCCACTTTCCCGTCCGTTGGACCGTCCCCTGCCTACGTTGGTGTTTCGGACGCCGCCGACGCTCGCTATCCTCAATAAGGCGGTAGCCGCCGCCCCGCCGCCGGCGGTCGAACCGACAGACGAGGCTCAACACCAATCCACCTCCAAAGCTTCCACATCGCCGGCTGTGGCGTCGGAGGTTGAGACGCCGCTTCGCCAGGTTGTGGAGATGCCTGCCCTAACGGAAGCGGACCTCCGCTCCGCAACACCAGAGCAAGCGGCGGACGCTACATCTCAGCCTGCGCCGGGCGGCTCCGAGACAGTCTATTACCTTGGGTATTTCACCGGTCTTGAACTGCTAGTGATGGCTGTGGGAACGTTGCTCGGCGCGCTAGTTGTCTACGTGCTTTTGGAAAACCTTTGA